The following coding sequences are from one Eucalyptus grandis isolate ANBG69807.140 chromosome 11, ASM1654582v1, whole genome shotgun sequence window:
- the LOC104426479 gene encoding dolichyl-diphosphooligosaccharide--protein glycosyltransferase subunit 4A, which translates to MIDDRDLGFLANFLGIFIFALVIAYHYVTADPKYEGN; encoded by the coding sequence ATGATCGATGATCGAGACCTGGGTTTCTTGGCCAACTTTCTTGGCATCTTCATCTTTGCATTGGTGATAGCGTACCATTATGTGACGGCTGACCCAAAATATGAAGGCAATTAG